One region of Natronobacterium texcoconense genomic DNA includes:
- the thrS gene encoding threonine--tRNA ligase, with amino-acid sequence MSESNSQEQIAVVLPDGSELEVDADATVEDCAYEIGPGLGRDTVAGRIDGDLVAKEEPVYDGAELEIVTDDGGEDYLRVMRHSASHCLAQAVERLFDEDEVKLAIGPPTDDGFYYDFDNLDVDEDDLADLEAEIEAIVEEDYEIEREELSIEEAEERLADEPYKLELLAEFADENDTVTFYKQGEWEDLCAGPHVESTGEIGAVELLEIAGAYWRGDEENTMQTRIYGTAFEDEDDLEAFLERRREAEERDHRKIGSEMNLFSIQDVTGPGLPLYHPPGKTVLKELEDFVEDLNQDAGYDYVETPHVFKTDLWHRSGHYENYADDMFIFDVGDDEFGLKPMNCPGHAAIFQDQSWSYRDLPIRYAENGKVYRKEQRGELSGLSRVWAFTIDDGHLFIRPDQIEQEVEEIMDMITDVLETFDLEYEMALATRPEKSVGSDEIWEKAESQLESVLDDRDHDYEIEEGDGAFYGPKIDFAFEDAIGRSWDGPTVQLDFNMPERFDLSYVGEDNEEHRPVMIHRALYGSYERFFMMLIEHYEGRFPLWLAPEQVRVLPISDENLGYAYQVASEFDEFRVEVDDRDSTLERKIRAAHDDRVPYQIIVGDNEEEDGNISVRDRFEDQEYDVEIDEFKQHLRRERDEQRTEPDFLQG; translated from the coding sequence ATGTCAGAATCAAACTCACAGGAACAGATCGCGGTCGTACTGCCAGACGGATCCGAACTCGAGGTCGACGCCGACGCGACGGTCGAAGACTGCGCGTACGAGATCGGCCCCGGACTCGGACGTGACACGGTCGCCGGACGGATCGACGGCGACCTCGTCGCCAAGGAAGAGCCGGTCTACGACGGCGCGGAACTCGAGATCGTCACCGACGACGGCGGCGAGGACTACCTGCGCGTGATGCGCCACTCGGCCTCGCACTGTCTCGCCCAGGCGGTCGAACGCCTGTTCGACGAAGACGAGGTCAAACTCGCTATCGGCCCGCCGACGGACGACGGGTTCTACTACGACTTCGACAACTTAGACGTCGACGAAGACGACCTCGCGGACCTCGAGGCCGAAATCGAGGCAATCGTCGAGGAAGACTACGAGATCGAACGCGAGGAGCTCTCGATCGAGGAAGCAGAGGAGCGTCTCGCGGACGAACCCTACAAGCTCGAACTGCTCGCGGAGTTCGCCGACGAGAACGACACCGTCACGTTCTACAAACAGGGCGAGTGGGAGGACCTCTGTGCCGGCCCCCACGTCGAGTCGACGGGCGAGATCGGCGCTGTAGAACTGCTCGAGATCGCCGGCGCCTACTGGCGTGGCGACGAGGAGAACACGATGCAGACCCGCATCTACGGGACGGCGTTCGAAGACGAGGACGATCTCGAGGCGTTCCTCGAACGTCGTCGGGAGGCCGAGGAGCGCGATCACCGGAAGATCGGGTCGGAGATGAACCTCTTCTCGATCCAGGACGTGACGGGGCCGGGACTCCCGCTCTATCACCCGCCGGGGAAGACGGTGCTGAAAGAACTCGAAGACTTCGTCGAGGACCTCAACCAGGACGCGGGCTACGACTACGTCGAGACGCCGCACGTCTTCAAGACGGATCTCTGGCACCGTTCGGGCCACTACGAGAACTACGCCGACGACATGTTCATCTTCGACGTCGGCGACGACGAGTTCGGCCTGAAGCCGATGAACTGTCCCGGCCACGCCGCCATCTTCCAGGACCAATCCTGGAGCTACCGCGACCTTCCGATCCGCTACGCCGAGAACGGGAAGGTCTACCGCAAGGAACAGCGCGGCGAACTCTCCGGTCTCTCGCGAGTCTGGGCCTTCACGATCGACGACGGCCACCTGTTCATCCGACCCGACCAGATCGAACAGGAAGTCGAGGAGATCATGGACATGATCACGGACGTCCTCGAGACGTTCGACCTCGAGTACGAGATGGCCCTGGCGACGCGACCCGAGAAGTCCGTCGGGAGCGACGAAATCTGGGAGAAAGCCGAGTCACAACTCGAGAGCGTCCTCGACGACCGCGATCACGACTACGAGATCGAGGAGGGTGACGGCGCGTTCTACGGTCCGAAGATCGACTTCGCGTTCGAGGACGCCATCGGCCGCTCGTGGGACGGCCCCACCGTGCAACTGGACTTCAACATGCCCGAGCGGTTCGATCTCTCCTACGTCGGCGAGGACAACGAGGAACATCGCCCGGTCATGATCCACCGCGCGCTGTACGGTAGCTACGAGCGGTTCTTCATGATGCTCATCGAGCACTACGAGGGCCGATTCCCGCTGTGGCTGGCCCCCGAGCAGGTCCGTGTCCTGCCGATCTCCGACGAGAACCTCGGCTACGCCTACCAGGTCGCAAGCGAGTTCGACGAGTTCCGCGTCGAGGTCGACGACCGCGACAGTACCCTCGAGCGCAAGATCCGTGCGGCCCACGACGACCGCGTCCCCTACCAGATCATCGTCGGCGACAACGAGGAAGAGGACGGCAACATCTCGGTCCGCGACCGCTTCGAGGACCAGGAGTACGACGTCGAGATCGACGAGTTCAAGCAGCACCTCCGGCGTGAGCGCGACGAGCAGCGGACGGAGCCGGACTTCCTGCAGGGATAG